One Antarctobacter heliothermus DNA segment encodes these proteins:
- a CDS encoding isovaleryl-CoA dehydrogenase, giving the protein MFTASMNFDLGEDVNSLREMVHKWSQERVKPMAAAIDRTNEFPPELWREMGELGLLGVTVPEEYGGAGMSYLAHTVAVEEIARASASVSLSYGAHSNLCVNQIKLNGTDAQRQKYLPGLISGEHVGALAMSEPGAGSDVVSMKLRAEKRNDRFVLNGNKYWITNGPDADTLVVYAKTDPEAGAKGITAFLIEKSMTGFSTSPHFDKLGMRGSNTAELIFENVEVPFENILGEEGKGVRVLMSGLDYERVVLAGIGLGIMAACLDEVMPYMIERKQFGQPIGNFQLMQGKIADMYTAMNSARAYVYEVAKACDRGQVTRQDAAACCLYASEQAMVQAHQAVQALGGAGFLADAPVARLFRDAKLMEIGAGTSEIRRMLVGRELMGAMA; this is encoded by the coding sequence GTGTTCACGGCATCTATGAATTTCGACCTCGGCGAAGACGTAAACAGCTTGCGCGAGATGGTTCACAAATGGTCGCAAGAACGGGTCAAACCGATGGCCGCCGCGATTGATCGCACCAACGAATTTCCGCCGGAGTTGTGGCGCGAAATGGGGGAGCTCGGCCTGTTGGGTGTGACCGTGCCAGAGGAATACGGCGGCGCAGGCATGAGCTATCTGGCGCATACCGTCGCTGTCGAAGAGATCGCGCGCGCCTCTGCCAGCGTGTCGCTGTCCTACGGGGCGCATTCCAACCTTTGCGTGAACCAGATCAAATTGAACGGCACCGATGCGCAGCGACAGAAATACTTGCCGGGCCTGATCTCGGGCGAACATGTCGGCGCATTGGCGATGTCCGAACCGGGGGCCGGATCGGACGTTGTCAGCATGAAACTGCGTGCCGAAAAGCGGAACGACCGCTTTGTCTTGAACGGCAACAAATACTGGATCACCAACGGGCCGGACGCCGATACGCTGGTTGTCTATGCCAAGACGGACCCAGAGGCCGGGGCCAAGGGCATTACCGCCTTCCTGATCGAGAAATCCATGACCGGGTTCAGCACCAGCCCGCATTTCGACAAACTGGGGATGCGTGGGTCGAACACGGCCGAGTTGATTTTCGAGAACGTCGAAGTCCCGTTCGAGAACATCCTTGGCGAAGAGGGCAAGGGCGTGCGCGTCCTGATGTCCGGTCTGGATTACGAACGCGTTGTGTTGGCCGGTATCGGTCTTGGCATCATGGCGGCCTGTCTGGATGAGGTCATGCCCTACATGATTGAGCGCAAGCAGTTCGGCCAGCCGATCGGAAACTTTCAGCTGATGCAGGGCAAGATCGCCGATATGTACACCGCGATGAACTCGGCCCGCGCCTATGTCTATGAGGTGGCCAAGGCTTGCGACCGAGGGCAGGTCACGCGGCAGGATGCGGCGGCCTGTTGTCTCTATGCCTCGGAACAGGCGATGGTGCAGGCGCATCAGGCGGTGCAGGCGCTTGGCGGTGCGGGCTTTCTGGCCGATGCACCGGTGGCGCGGCTGTTCCGCGATGCCAAGCTGATGGAGATCGGTGCCGGCACGTCGGAAATTCGGCGCATGTTGGTGGGCCGCGAGTTGATGGGGGCGATGGCATGA
- a CDS encoding flavodoxin family protein has translation MSDFVGLNALFINTSLKREGGQSHTRLLMEASASIMEKNGVAVEHVHMLDHQVPPGVYPDMSEHGWDRDDWPKLWKKVLAARILVIGTPLWLGEESSVCRVLIERLYGMSGELNDKGQSIYYGKVGGCVITGNEDGIKHAAMTIGYALSHLGYTIPPQADCGWIGEAGPGPSYGDEVDGARVGFDNDFTRRNTTIMTWNLMHLAKMLQDAGGYPDKGNNRRAFEAGCRFDYENPDYRS, from the coding sequence ATGAGCGATTTTGTAGGTTTGAACGCGTTGTTCATCAACACCTCGCTGAAACGCGAGGGCGGGCAAAGCCACACACGGTTGCTGATGGAGGCATCGGCAAGCATCATGGAAAAGAATGGCGTCGCGGTCGAGCATGTCCACATGCTGGATCATCAGGTGCCCCCCGGGGTCTATCCCGACATGAGCGAACACGGCTGGGACCGCGACGACTGGCCGAAGTTGTGGAAAAAAGTGCTGGCGGCGCGCATTCTGGTGATCGGGACGCCGCTGTGGCTGGGCGAGGAAAGCTCGGTCTGCCGTGTGTTGATCGAACGGCTGTACGGCATGTCCGGAGAGCTGAACGACAAGGGCCAATCGATCTATTACGGCAAGGTGGGTGGCTGCGTCATCACTGGCAACGAGGACGGCATCAAGCACGCGGCCATGACCATCGGCTACGCGCTGAGCCATCTGGGCTATACCATCCCGCCGCAGGCCGATTGCGGCTGGATCGGCGAGGCCGGGCCGGGCCCGTCTTATGGCGACGAGGTGGACGGCGCGCGGGTGGGCTTTGACAACGATTTCACCCGGCGCAACACCACAATCATGACGTGGAACCTGATGCATCTGGCGAAGATGCTGCAGGACGCGGGTGGCTACCCCGATAAGGGCAACAACCGGCGCGCCTTTGAGGCCGGGTGCCGCTTTGATTATGAAAACCCGGACTACCGGTCCTGA